One window of the Deltaproteobacteria bacterium genome contains the following:
- a CDS encoding alcohol dehydrogenase, whose amino-acid sequence MKCAIFYGPMDVRIEKVEIPVPTDDEILVKVKAALTCGSDLKTYRRGHPTMIKPPSPFGHEFSGEVVKIGRNIKSKIKVGDRIVCANTAPCGYCFYCRLGRESMCEDLIYLNGAYSQYITVQKRIVEKNTFIIPDDISFEEAALMEPLACVVHGIEESGIMMGDKVAINGAGPIGLMFVKLACLKGAHVIVSDLSKDRLKAAKKMGAGETIQIKKGINQVEEVKCRTEGGRGVDVAIEATGIPDVWEKTLKMVRKGGTANLFGGCSPGTTVSIDTALIHYNEITIKGIYHHTPLYVKKAFELITNRTVDARHFITDTVPLDELIPTLEKVGRQEGIKYKIDLDYTSKNLS is encoded by the coding sequence ATGAAATGCGCTATTTTTTACGGGCCCATGGATGTAAGAATAGAGAAAGTGGAAATACCTGTTCCAACTGATGATGAGATATTAGTAAAAGTAAAAGCAGCTCTTACATGTGGAAGTGATTTAAAAACTTACAGACGCGGTCATCCAACCATGATTAAGCCTCCTTCACCATTTGGACATGAATTTTCCGGAGAGGTGGTGAAAATCGGCAGGAATATTAAAAGTAAAATTAAGGTCGGGGATAGAATAGTATGTGCCAATACTGCTCCCTGTGGTTATTGCTTTTATTGTAGATTGGGTAGGGAATCTATGTGTGAGGATTTGATTTATTTAAATGGAGCATATAGCCAGTATATAACTGTTCAAAAGAGAATTGTAGAGAAGAATACATTTATAATACCCGATGATATTTCTTTTGAGGAAGCTGCCCTGATGGAACCACTTGCATGTGTTGTTCATGGCATAGAGGAATCCGGAATTATGATGGGGGATAAAGTAGCAATAAATGGGGCAGGTCCTATCGGTCTTATGTTTGTAAAATTAGCATGTCTTAAGGGTGCTCATGTTATTGTTTCTGATTTAAGCAAAGATAGACTTAAAGCTGCGAAGAAAATGGGTGCCGGAGAGACCATTCAAATAAAAAAAGGTATTAATCAGGTGGAAGAAGTTAAATGTAGAACCGAAGGCGGCAGAGGTGTCGATGTAGCTATAGAGGCTACAGGAATTCCTGATGTTTGGGAAAAAACGTTGAAGATGGTAAGAAAAGGCGGTACAGCTAATTTGTTTGGGGGTTGCAGTCCGGGGACAACTGTTTCCATTGATACTGCACTTATTCATTATAATGAAATAACTATAAAAGGGATTTATCACCATACACCTCTTTATGTAAAGAAAGCTTTTGAACTTATTACAAATCGTACAGTAGATGCAAGGCACTTTATAACCGATACCGTACCTTTGGATGAACTTATTCCAACACTTGAGAAGGTGGGAAGGCAGGAAGGAATAAAATACAAAATAGATCTTGATTACACTTCAAAAAATCTGAGTTAG
- a CDS encoding ATP phosphoribosyltransferase, translated as MNQLKLGIPKGSLEKATIELFAKSGWRIDVHHRSYFPSIDDPGIACSICRAQEMSRYVEQEILDVGITGRDWILENDSDVIVVADLIYSKVSRRRARWVLAVPADSPYRSVKDLEGKKIATELVNFSKRYFSERGVDVSVEFSWGATEGKIASGLADAIVEVTETGSTIKAHGLVIIEELMQSNPQLIANKPAWEDPWKRKKIEQISMLLQSALRADRLVVLKMNVPKEKLQPVVDILPSLNAPTVSTLYKQEWCSVETVINEAEVRELIPRLMAAGAQGIIEHSLNKVL; from the coding sequence GTGAACCAACTTAAGCTGGGTATCCCGAAAGGAAGTCTTGAAAAGGCAACAATTGAGCTCTTTGCAAAATCAGGGTGGCGTATAGATGTCCACCACAGGAGCTATTTTCCCAGTATAGATGATCCCGGTATCGCCTGCAGCATCTGCAGGGCCCAGGAGATGTCCCGTTATGTTGAGCAGGAAATCCTGGATGTCGGCATTACAGGCCGCGATTGGATCCTGGAGAATGACTCGGATGTAATAGTTGTAGCAGACCTGATATACTCCAAGGTAAGCAGACGCCGTGCCCGATGGGTCCTGGCAGTACCGGCGGATTCTCCTTATCGTTCTGTCAAGGACCTTGAGGGCAAGAAGATAGCCACAGAGCTTGTCAACTTCTCGAAGCGTTATTTTTCAGAACGGGGAGTAGACGTAAGTGTTGAGTTCTCATGGGGGGCCACAGAGGGCAAGATTGCCTCCGGGCTTGCAGATGCCATTGTTGAGGTAACAGAGACCGGGAGCACCATCAAGGCCCACGGCCTGGTGATTATAGAAGAGCTGATGCAGTCGAATCCCCAGTTGATAGCCAACAAGCCGGCCTGGGAAGATCCCTGGAAAAGGAAGAAGATCGAACAGATATCCATGCTCCTGCAGAGTGCGTTGCGGGCGGATCGTCTCGTGGTGCTCAAGATGAATGTTCCCAAGGAAAAGCTGCAGCCGGTAGTGGATATACTGCCCAGCCTCAATGCCCCAACGGTTTCTACGCTGTATAAGCAGGAGTGGTGCTCCGTGGAGACTGTAATAAACGAAGCCGAGGTCAGGGAGCTTATTCCACGGCTTATGGCTGCAGGTGCCCAGGGAATCATAGAACATTCCCTCAACAAAGTCCTTTAG
- the acpS gene encoding 4'-phosphopantetheinyl transferase (Catalyzes the formation of holo-ACP, which mediates the essential transfer of acyl fatty acid intermediates during the biosynthesis of fatty acids and lipids), translating into MIIGLGIDLVHIPRVERAVNRWGERFLSRVFTSEECSYCLRHKKPAQNLALRFAAKEACSKALGTGMRSGVTWRQIAVTHEPSGRPVLRLSGPTLKKATDMGAGAWHVSLSHEGEYATAVVILTA; encoded by the coding sequence ATGATCATAGGCTTAGGAATAGACCTGGTTCATATCCCAAGGGTCGAAAGGGCTGTTAACCGTTGGGGCGAGAGATTTCTATCCAGGGTATTTACCAGTGAAGAATGCTCCTACTGTCTGAGGCACAAAAAACCGGCCCAGAACCTCGCACTCCGTTTTGCCGCAAAAGAGGCCTGCTCCAAGGCCCTGGGCACAGGTATGAGATCCGGGGTGACCTGGCGTCAGATAGCTGTTACCCATGAGCCTTCCGGGAGGCCCGTACTGCGCCTTTCCGGCCCGACATTAAAAAAGGCAACGGACATGGGAGCCGGCGCATGGCATGTCAGCCTTTCGCATGAAGGAGAATATGCCACTGCGGTGGTGATACTTACTGCTTAA
- a CDS encoding pyridoxine 5'-phosphate synthase — MTVLIRQTYSKLLPLIRFRRAAEILLRSIERPDAELSILLVDDAEMARLNKLWLKRPCPTNVISFGQQGADLPQPGNDLLGDIVISIDTARREAANAGINLEQRLEALLIHGLLHLLGEDHELGQAEAERMTRMEQALSDTLYKEKTMADLCINVDHVATIRQARGITEPDPVTAAGIVEIAGADGIVVHLREDRRHIQDRDVRLLRQTVKTRLTLEMAATDEMIGIAVDIKPDIVTLVPENREEITTEGGLDVVNLEKHLDKAVTRLHDAGIPVSLFVDPEQKQIEAAKQTGADCIEIHTGRYADAPSSETEDREFGQIVTMARAAGDLGLRVHAGHGLNYRNTARLAAVSEIQEFSIGHAVISRAVFVGMERAVREMLSLVKKGYLE, encoded by the coding sequence GTGACAGTCCTGATCAGGCAAACATATTCAAAATTACTGCCCCTGATCCGCTTCAGGCGTGCGGCTGAAATACTCTTGAGGTCCATCGAACGACCTGACGCAGAGCTCAGCATCCTTCTTGTAGATGATGCCGAGATGGCGCGCCTCAATAAGCTATGGTTGAAAAGGCCCTGCCCTACCAATGTCATTTCATTCGGGCAGCAGGGAGCAGATCTCCCGCAGCCCGGGAATGACCTGCTTGGCGATATAGTAATATCAATAGATACTGCAAGGCGCGAGGCCGCGAATGCGGGCATTAACCTGGAGCAGAGACTTGAGGCGTTATTGATACACGGCCTTCTTCATCTCCTGGGAGAAGATCACGAATTGGGCCAGGCTGAGGCAGAACGCATGACACGTATGGAGCAGGCATTATCAGACACTTTGTATAAGGAGAAAACAATGGCGGATCTCTGTATCAATGTTGACCACGTAGCTACAATCAGGCAGGCAAGAGGAATCACGGAACCGGACCCGGTTACTGCCGCCGGAATAGTTGAGATCGCAGGCGCCGACGGTATCGTCGTCCACCTGCGGGAAGATCGCCGTCATATCCAGGACAGGGATGTCAGGTTACTCAGGCAGACCGTAAAGACAAGGCTTACTTTGGAAATGGCCGCGACAGATGAAATGATAGGAATAGCCGTTGATATTAAGCCCGACATAGTCACCCTCGTGCCGGAAAATCGTGAAGAGATCACGACAGAGGGAGGACTGGATGTAGTAAATCTTGAAAAACACCTGGACAAAGCTGTAACCCGGCTGCACGATGCAGGCATACCGGTTAGCCTTTTTGTTGATCCGGAGCAAAAGCAGATTGAGGCGGCAAAACAGACAGGAGCGGATTGCATAGAAATCCATACCGGACGATACGCGGATGCCCCTTCCTCGGAGACTGAAGACAGGGAATTCGGACAAATAGTAACTATGGCAAGAGCAGCCGGCGACCTGGGTCTTCGTGTCCACGCAGGTCACGGGCTTAACTATCGCAATACCGCAAGGCTTGCGGCAGTGAGTGAGATACAGGAGTTCAGTATAGGGCACGCCGTAATATCACGTGCCGTTTTTGTGGGAATGGAAAGGGCTGTAAGGGAGATGCTTTCTCTGGTCAAAAAAGGTTATTTAGAGTGA
- a CDS encoding magnesium transporter, protein MVIFLAIICSARNAEADEEIEATRQTGYFQRNQGLLLFAFEKELFQVITVFRPNNEGVERCSDIKQGSWINLVAPTPEELDRIQNELGILPEFLRYPLDEEETSRIEREEDHFLIIIKIPDPRHEGDMVRYETIPLGIIVTGRIIITICLKETPIFEGLMESRWAKRLLEDHVRFVFNIFLRVANAYLRHLRLIDRLTNEYEEELHRSVRNKELLKLLNLEKSLVYFNTSLRANDLVMARLQSGRYLRVDEENEDILEDAQIENRQAIEMAKIFSDILSGMMDAFASIISNNLNIVMKFLTAVTIVLMLPTLVASIYGMNIALPFQDSPFAFALTMGLSFLLSGTTVYIFIKKRMF, encoded by the coding sequence ATGGTTATTTTCCTTGCAATAATCTGTTCTGCGCGCAATGCAGAAGCGGACGAAGAAATCGAAGCAACGCGGCAGACGGGGTATTTTCAGCGGAATCAGGGTCTTCTTTTATTCGCTTTTGAGAAAGAGCTTTTTCAGGTGATTACTGTTTTTCGGCCAAATAATGAAGGTGTAGAGCGTTGCTCTGATATCAAACAGGGCAGCTGGATAAATCTGGTGGCTCCTACCCCTGAGGAACTGGACAGGATCCAGAATGAACTGGGCATACTCCCGGAGTTCCTGAGATATCCGCTCGATGAGGAAGAGACATCCCGGATAGAGCGGGAGGAAGATCATTTCTTGATCATCATAAAGATCCCGGACCCGCGCCACGAAGGGGACATGGTCCGCTACGAGACCATTCCATTGGGCATCATTGTTACAGGCCGGATCATAATAACGATCTGTCTCAAGGAGACCCCGATTTTTGAAGGGCTCATGGAATCCAGATGGGCCAAACGTCTGCTCGAAGATCACGTCCGGTTTGTATTTAATATATTTCTCAGGGTGGCAAATGCCTATTTAAGACATCTCAGGCTCATAGACAGACTGACCAATGAATACGAGGAAGAGCTTCACCGGTCAGTCCGTAACAAAGAACTCCTAAAACTCTTAAACCTTGAAAAGAGTTTGGTTTACTTCAACACGAGTCTTAGGGCCAATGACTTAGTAATGGCCCGGCTTCAGAGCGGTCGTTACTTACGTGTAGACGAGGAAAACGAAGACATACTGGAAGATGCCCAGATCGAAAACCGGCAGGCCATAGAAATGGCCAAGATCTTCAGTGACATCCTGAGCGGGATGATGGATGCATTTGCCTCCATAATCTCTAACAATCTCAATATAGTAATGAAATTCTTGACCGCTGTTACCATCGTTCTCATGTTACCCACACTGGTTGCAAGTATCTACGGCATGAACATCGCCCTTCCTTTTCAAGACTCACCTTTTGCCTTTGCCCTGACAATGGGGCTGTCCTTCCTGTTATCCGGGACAACAGTATATATCTTTATCAAGAAAAGGATGTTTTAA
- a CDS encoding glycogen synthase gives MEILRDKKRRSRLKSIWIVTREYRGIAGAGGVKDVSRELAESLVRAGYEVSLIMPRYGFVKPEETGFRTLGPQFEVDANYAHEERRERVGFWHRKTKGVDIILVEAGRFSEKLGVYTYTEAEESLDPTRKKGEGHFDYFAMNILLQKAALDFAIFTGARPDVFHCQDGHTSVLPAMMREIEGFRHYFKGSSALITIHNAGLGYHQGVADLIFAAAITGLPRRVIYRSLLNGYFNPFLAGAAYVPINTVSENYARELQETELDALTGWLGHALKDRGVFIEGITNGINPDEFSPNHPEKLGLPAAFDPVRGDLAGKAICKKELIIRLLFGETDKVQIYGSIEYNPSQPLLTAVSRFTEQKGLDILGQALEGLLTLDKEVQAVILGSGSRDIENNLTSLAGHPAYKERLAIIIGYDPGLADLIYAAGDFFIIPSRYEPCGLTDFMAQLMGNLPIVHATGGLVKVRDGFNGFSYKDHTPDALVQAVRRALKTYRDSPDTIKEMQVNAVRNIYENYTWDKARKKYIRLYRKAVESIR, from the coding sequence ATGGAGATATTGAGAGACAAAAAAAGGCGGAGCCGCCTGAAATCCATCTGGATAGTGACCCGTGAATACAGAGGGATAGCCGGTGCAGGCGGAGTCAAGGATGTGAGCCGGGAGCTTGCTGAATCACTGGTGCGTGCCGGTTATGAGGTTTCGCTTATCATGCCTCGTTACGGCTTTGTAAAGCCGGAAGAGACGGGTTTCAGGACTCTCGGCCCTCAATTCGAGGTGGACGCAAACTATGCCCATGAGGAACGCAGGGAACGTGTAGGCTTTTGGCACCGGAAAACGAAGGGTGTTGACATAATACTTGTGGAGGCAGGCCGCTTTAGTGAAAAGCTGGGTGTTTACACATACACCGAGGCAGAAGAGTCTCTTGATCCAACTCGTAAAAAAGGGGAGGGGCACTTCGACTATTTTGCCATGAATATCCTGCTTCAGAAGGCGGCACTGGATTTTGCAATTTTCACAGGTGCCAGGCCGGACGTGTTCCATTGCCAGGATGGTCATACGAGTGTGCTTCCGGCCATGATGAGAGAAATCGAGGGCTTCCGGCACTATTTCAAGGGCAGCAGCGCCTTGATTACCATCCATAACGCAGGCTTAGGCTATCATCAGGGTGTGGCCGATCTGATATTCGCCGCGGCTATTACCGGGCTTCCCAGGAGGGTGATCTACAGATCTCTTCTCAACGGATATTTTAATCCGTTTCTTGCCGGTGCTGCTTATGTGCCTATAAATACGGTAAGTGAAAACTACGCGAGAGAGCTTCAGGAAACGGAGCTCGATGCCCTTACAGGCTGGCTGGGTCATGCCCTTAAAGACAGGGGCGTATTTATCGAAGGAATTACTAACGGCATAAATCCTGATGAGTTCAGCCCCAACCATCCGGAGAAATTAGGGCTTCCCGCGGCCTTTGATCCGGTCAGGGGTGATCTGGCCGGGAAGGCAATCTGCAAAAAGGAACTTATTATCAGACTGTTGTTTGGCGAGACTGACAAAGTCCAAATATATGGCTCTATTGAATACAATCCAAGCCAGCCGCTCTTGACTGCCGTGAGCCGGTTCACCGAGCAAAAAGGCCTGGATATTCTTGGTCAGGCCCTGGAAGGCCTGCTGACACTGGACAAGGAGGTTCAGGCAGTAATTCTTGGCAGTGGCAGCAGGGACATAGAGAATAATCTCACATCTTTGGCAGGGCACCCTGCCTATAAGGAACGGCTTGCGATAATCATCGGATATGATCCAGGGCTTGCAGACCTGATTTATGCTGCAGGTGATTTTTTTATAATTCCATCCCGATATGAGCCCTGCGGACTCACCGACTTTATGGCCCAGCTCATGGGAAATCTGCCCATTGTCCATGCCACCGGCGGCCTGGTCAAGGTAAGGGATGGTTTCAATGGTTTCTCTTATAAGGATCACACGCCTGATGCCCTCGTTCAGGCTGTGAGGAGGGCCTTAAAGACCTACAGGGATTCACCTGACACAATCAAGGAGATGCAGGTAAACGCGGTGCGTAACATTTATGAAAATTACACCTGGGATAAGGCAAGGAAGAAGTATATAAGACTCTATCGAAAGGCTGTGGAGTCGATAAGGTAA
- a CDS encoding phosphate starvation-inducible protein PhoH yields the protein MKKVSHHPRQLYFDDNSLALSLYGEQGRNLKIIEDLLKVTIHVKGNQITITGDPIGADLANRTCSQLYELIKQGYPLHSNDVEFAIRILSSDPRAHLRDIFLDNLCVNSGKRLVTPKSLAQKLYVEAMRTNDIVFGIGPAGTGKTYLAMAMAVSALIKEKVARIILARPAVEAGEKLGFLPGDLAEKVNPYLRPLYDALYDMLSFEKVSRLLDRGVIEIAPLAFMRGRTLNDAFTILDEAQNTTSEQMKMFLTRLGYDSKAVITGDITQIDLPEKRGSGLLEARDILQGIDGIAFINFSKQDVVRHRLVRRIIQAYEEEGQRVE from the coding sequence ATGAAAAAGGTTTCCCATCACCCACGGCAGCTATACTTTGATGATAATTCACTGGCTTTAAGCCTTTATGGAGAACAGGGGAGAAATCTCAAGATCATCGAAGATCTCTTAAAGGTCACCATACATGTCAAAGGAAACCAGATCACCATCACGGGTGATCCTATAGGAGCGGACCTTGCGAACCGTACCTGCTCCCAGCTTTATGAACTCATCAAACAGGGCTACCCGCTCCATTCAAATGACGTGGAGTTTGCTATCCGAATCCTCAGCTCAGATCCAAGGGCTCACCTCAGAGATATTTTTCTGGACAACCTGTGCGTAAATTCCGGAAAGAGACTCGTCACGCCGAAGAGCCTGGCACAAAAGCTTTACGTTGAGGCCATGCGGACAAACGACATAGTCTTTGGAATCGGCCCCGCCGGGACCGGCAAGACTTATCTGGCCATGGCCATGGCCGTCTCGGCCCTTATCAAGGAAAAGGTGGCCAGAATTATACTGGCAAGGCCGGCCGTTGAAGCCGGAGAGAAGCTCGGCTTTCTGCCAGGCGACCTTGCGGAAAAGGTGAATCCTTACCTGAGGCCGCTTTATGATGCCCTGTACGATATGCTCTCCTTTGAAAAGGTCTCGCGGCTTCTGGACCGCGGGGTCATCGAGATCGCTCCGCTTGCCTTCATGCGGGGCAGGACATTGAACGATGCCTTTACTATCCTGGATGAGGCCCAAAACACCACGTCTGAACAGATGAAGATGTTTCTCACCAGGTTGGGTTACGACTCAAAGGCTGTAATTACCGGGGATATCACGCAGATTGACCTCCCGGAAAAGCGCGGATCCGGTCTCCTGGAGGCAAGGGATATCCTGCAAGGCATAGATGGCATAGCTTTTATTAATTTCTCCAAACAGGACGTAGTAAGACATAGGCTTGTGCGACGGATTATCCAGGCCTATGAAGAAGAAGGGCAAAGAGTTGAGTGA
- a CDS encoding DNA-binding protein: MDHNTLFVDTGAWYALADSSDQHHDKAVKIYPELLGNYHPLKTTNLIVAETHILIRRCIGYQAAIAFLENIASSPRVVKIYSDNMLEEKAESILRQYQDQDFSYTDAVSFVVMKQYGITEAFSFDKHFVTAGFTLIP; encoded by the coding sequence ATGGACCATAATACGTTATTTGTTGATACAGGCGCCTGGTATGCTTTGGCAGACAGTTCTGATCAACACCACGATAAGGCTGTCAAGATCTATCCCGAGCTGCTTGGCAACTATCACCCTCTAAAAACAACAAACCTTATCGTCGCTGAAACACATATCTTGATACGTCGCTGTATTGGATATCAGGCGGCCATCGCCTTTCTGGAAAACATCGCATCGAGTCCACGGGTTGTCAAAATCTATTCTGACAATATGCTTGAAGAAAAAGCGGAATCAATATTACGGCAATATCAAGATCAAGATTTCAGTTATACAGATGCGGTGAGCTTTGTTGTCATGAAACAATATGGAATTACAGAGGCCTTCTCCTTTGACAAACATTTTGTGACAGCAGGCTTCACACTAATTCCATAA
- a CDS encoding diguanylate cyclase, giving the protein MFSYLLKKIIILVPTFLGITLISFMVMHLAPGEPMSLQADFNPKMTPEMRERLRAQYGLDRPLHIQYWQWLKGLAVLDLGRSFAPDRRPVWDKIKERLPVTLLINVLAIGLILVVAVPLGVAAAVRHNSMFDQVSAVFVFIAYAAPAFWVALLLMLYFGVHLGWLPISGLHSLMGYEQMPVWEKLLDWCRHLILPVLVSALGGLAGLSRYTRSSMLEVLRQDYITTARAKGLPERKVIYRHALRNALLPLITILGLSIPGLIGGSVIFESIFAIPGVGQLMWTSVMARDYPLLMGNLVIVSILTLLGNQLADIGYALADPRIRTGIHMED; this is encoded by the coding sequence ATGTTCTCGTATTTACTCAAAAAAATCATTATCCTTGTGCCCACCTTTCTGGGCATAACCCTCATATCTTTTATGGTGATGCACCTGGCCCCTGGAGAGCCCATGAGCCTGCAGGCCGACTTTAATCCCAAGATGACCCCTGAGATGAGGGAGCGTCTGAGGGCCCAGTACGGCCTGGACCGGCCTTTGCACATACAGTACTGGCAATGGCTTAAGGGACTTGCCGTGCTGGATCTGGGGCGGTCCTTTGCCCCGGACAGGAGACCCGTTTGGGACAAAATCAAGGAACGGCTACCGGTTACGCTGCTCATAAACGTCCTGGCAATAGGCTTGATACTTGTAGTTGCTGTCCCCCTGGGTGTGGCTGCTGCCGTGCGCCATAACAGCATGTTTGACCAGGTCAGCGCGGTCTTTGTCTTTATTGCCTATGCCGCCCCGGCTTTCTGGGTGGCCCTGCTCCTTATGCTCTACTTTGGAGTGCATCTGGGGTGGCTGCCCATCTCAGGTCTTCACAGCCTTATGGGGTATGAACAGATGCCGGTTTGGGAAAAGCTGCTGGACTGGTGCCGTCACCTAATACTGCCGGTGCTGGTATCTGCTCTGGGTGGACTTGCAGGACTGTCACGCTATACCAGATCCTCAATGCTTGAGGTCTTAAGGCAGGACTATATCACTACTGCAAGGGCAAAGGGTCTGCCGGAGAGAAAGGTGATCTACCGGCATGCCCTGAGAAACGCCCTCCTGCCCTTAATAACCATCCTGGGTCTTTCTATCCCGGGCCTCATCGGTGGCAGCGTGATCTTTGAATCCATCTTTGCAATACCGGGAGTAGGTCAGCTCATGTGGACCAGCGTTATGGCCAGGGACTATCCCCTGCTCATGGGGAACCTGGTCATAGTATCCATACTGACATTACTCGGAAACCAGTTGGCCGATATCGGCTATGCCCTGGCAGACCCGAGAATCCGTACAGGCATTCATATGGAGGATTGA
- a CDS encoding peptide ABC transporter permease — protein sequence MGRLAKNPLAVAGLLIVGLLCLVALSAPWLAPYDPQAIDTWHILESPSKSHPFGTDSLGRDCLSRLIYGARISLLVGIVAVGISTVIGTILGSLAGFYGKWIDGLIMRFVDIVLCFPTIFLIMAVIAFLEPSILNIMVVIGLTSWMGVARLVRAEFLSLRQRDFVLAARISGASNTRIVFSHILPNAVAPILVAATLGVGGAILTESALSFLGIGVQPPTPSWGNMLTEGKDNLEIAWWLSMFPGLAILVTVLGYNLLGEGLRDALDPRMRD from the coding sequence ATGGGCCGGCTGGCAAAAAATCCTTTGGCAGTGGCAGGACTTCTAATAGTCGGGCTTCTCTGTCTCGTTGCCCTTTCCGCCCCCTGGCTTGCCCCCTATGACCCGCAGGCAATAGATACCTGGCACATTCTTGAGTCACCTTCAAAGTCCCATCCATTTGGTACGGACTCACTCGGCAGGGACTGTCTTTCAAGGCTTATCTATGGAGCGAGAATATCGCTGCTGGTTGGGATTGTAGCTGTCGGGATTTCAACAGTCATTGGCACTATCCTCGGGTCCTTGGCCGGATTTTACGGCAAGTGGATAGACGGGCTGATAATGCGTTTTGTGGACATAGTACTCTGCTTTCCCACTATTTTTCTCATAATGGCCGTTATCGCCTTTCTTGAGCCATCAATTTTGAACATCATGGTGGTGATAGGTCTCACAAGCTGGATGGGGGTGGCCCGGCTCGTAAGGGCGGAATTCCTGAGCCTCAGGCAGCGCGATTTCGTGTTGGCAGCCAGGATATCAGGTGCCTCCAATACAAGGATAGTTTTTTCACATATCTTACCGAATGCAGTGGCTCCGATCCTTGTGGCAGCCACGCTTGGAGTCGGCGGGGCAATTCTCACCGAGAGCGCCCTTAGTTTTCTCGGAATCGGAGTGCAGCCTCCTACACCAAGCTGGGGCAATATGCTTACTGAAGGCAAGGACAACCTGGAGATAGCCTGGTGGCTTTCGATGTTCCCGGGCCTGGCAATCCTCGTGACCGTACTCGGGTACAATCTGTTGGGAGAAGGGCTGAGAGATGCCCTGGATCCAAGGATGAGGGACTGA
- a CDS encoding type II toxin-antitoxin system prevent-host-death family antitoxin — translation MEINAAKFRTNCFKILDQVKVTHKEVVITKRGKPIAKLVHFARQNEKDPLLGSMEGLVETIGDLTEPVIDPDAWELD, via the coding sequence ATGGAAATCAATGCCGCAAAATTCCGGACAAATTGTTTTAAGATCCTTGACCAGGTCAAGGTAACACATAAAGAGGTGGTTATTACCAAACGAGGCAAGCCGATTGCGAAGCTGGTGCACTTTGCGCGGCAGAACGAAAAAGATCCTCTCCTCGGAAGCATGGAAGGTCTTGTTGAAACTATTGGAGATTTAACCGAACCGGTCATTGATCCTGACGCATGGGAACTTGATTAA